In Corynebacterium aquatimens, one genomic interval encodes:
- the tatA gene encoding Sec-independent protein translocase subunit TatA encodes MPNLGPTELILILLVILLLFGASKLPDLARSMGRSARIFKSEIKEMENDDKAHDAGQAANTAPAVNGEPRQLPAGGSASNQAQSAAEQGFWDRPENQPRRTN; translated from the coding sequence ATGCCGAATCTTGGGCCTACGGAACTCATCCTTATCCTCCTTGTCATCCTGCTTCTGTTCGGTGCTTCGAAGCTTCCGGACCTCGCTCGATCAATGGGTCGTTCCGCTCGTATCTTCAAATCGGAAATCAAGGAGATGGAGAACGACGACAAGGCGCATGACGCTGGTCAGGCGGCTAACACTGCCCCCGCGGTAAACGGCGAGCCGCGCCAGTTGCCCGCTGGTGGTTCCGCTTCTAACCAGGCGCAGTCCGCTGCTGAGCAGGGCTTCTGGGATCGCCCGGAGAACCAGCCACGCCGCACCAACTAA
- a CDS encoding helix-turn-helix transcriptional regulator has protein sequence MAEKSSDAVIQRLTNLTFALLGSSRPRDYEWIQKNVEGYENRSDEAFKRMVARDVQSIRRAGVPARHRDGEVWVDKDAYQLPAIEFTDEEAAVLGLAGDLGGAGSLGAFARSGWTKIAAGGATRRFDDAPVAALDNDIVRLDTDVLTAVTACVRSKTRIRFAYYPSPTTNPQTRTMDPWGIVALNNKAYVVGWDVDREAERSFRAIRVRDVKKVKSDSFVNPTRSLQEIVEDSLRGPTVDAVLSIEPGAGRELTEKAFKEDSGTYWLRDVERDWLVRTVVSFAPNVKVVEPKDVAQDVVALLRAAEEGHSGS, from the coding sequence ATGGCTGAGAAGTCCTCCGACGCGGTGATCCAACGGCTCACCAACTTAACGTTCGCGCTGTTGGGTTCGTCGCGTCCGCGGGACTACGAGTGGATTCAGAAAAACGTTGAGGGTTATGAGAACCGTAGTGACGAAGCCTTCAAACGCATGGTTGCGCGCGACGTGCAATCCATTCGTCGCGCCGGGGTTCCAGCACGACACCGGGACGGGGAAGTCTGGGTGGATAAGGATGCCTACCAGCTACCCGCGATTGAGTTCACCGACGAGGAAGCCGCGGTGCTTGGTCTGGCCGGTGATCTGGGCGGCGCCGGTAGCTTAGGGGCTTTTGCCCGCTCCGGCTGGACAAAGATCGCCGCGGGTGGGGCCACAAGGCGTTTCGACGATGCGCCGGTGGCGGCCTTGGACAACGACATAGTGCGTTTGGATACGGACGTGCTCACCGCCGTGACCGCATGCGTGCGCAGTAAAACCCGCATCCGGTTTGCGTACTACCCATCGCCGACCACGAATCCCCAAACACGGACCATGGACCCATGGGGCATTGTCGCGCTGAACAACAAGGCGTACGTCGTCGGCTGGGACGTTGACCGGGAAGCGGAGCGGAGCTTCCGCGCGATCCGGGTCCGCGACGTGAAAAAGGTCAAGTCAGATTCCTTTGTCAACCCCACCCGGTCCCTGCAAGAAATCGTGGAGGATTCACTGCGGGGACCGACAGTGGATGCGGTACTTTCCATCGAGCCGGGGGCCGGCCGAGAACTCACGGAGAAAGCTTTCAAGGAAGACTCCGGCACGTACTGGCTGCGCGACGTCGAGCGCGACTGGTTGGTACGCACGGTGGTCAGCTTTGCGCCCAACGTGAAAGTGGTGGAGCCGAAAGACGTGGCGCAGGACGTGGTCGCGCTGCTCCGCGCCGCGGAGGAGGGGCATAGTGGTAGCTAA
- a CDS encoding helix-turn-helix transcriptional regulator, with protein sequence MVAKKDSANKLAGLVRSLNLIPYLHQHPNSTPMEIARDLGQTHEEVMEDLRRLQFSGRSKVAGELIDLAADWTGITIIDDQGLNTALRMTPTEANALLLTLESLETMPALVNHGAVTSAAAKIRAVMSSAGVDDVVHPNEEGHAGVLALALTQRRQVEVTYYSASSDTTTTRVVSPLSFFHRDGNTYLSAVENGTQKSFRLDRVRHAELLDSPSEGSAQDFDDADPFGFSGRNVAQLRIRSEATWLADYWQIELGNSNATDCTDGGTDSWVDARMPYGSEEWLVRFCLSQADRLELVSPVKLREEVARRGKDGQGAYA encoded by the coding sequence GTGGTAGCTAAAAAGGACAGCGCCAACAAACTTGCGGGCCTGGTACGTTCACTCAATCTGATCCCGTATCTGCACCAGCACCCTAATTCCACTCCGATGGAGATTGCGCGGGACCTTGGGCAAACGCACGAAGAGGTCATGGAGGACCTAAGGCGGTTACAGTTCTCCGGCCGAAGCAAAGTCGCGGGTGAGCTGATTGACCTTGCCGCCGACTGGACAGGCATCACGATTATTGATGACCAGGGGCTCAACACCGCGCTGCGCATGACACCGACCGAGGCGAACGCGTTGTTGCTCACCCTGGAGTCGCTGGAAACAATGCCAGCACTGGTAAACCACGGTGCGGTAACTAGCGCGGCAGCAAAGATTCGCGCCGTGATGTCCAGCGCTGGTGTGGATGATGTGGTGCATCCCAATGAGGAAGGACACGCCGGCGTCCTTGCACTCGCTCTCACGCAGCGCAGGCAAGTGGAGGTGACCTACTATTCAGCCAGTTCGGACACCACAACCACCCGCGTCGTCTCCCCGTTGTCCTTCTTCCACAGGGACGGAAACACATACCTTTCTGCAGTAGAGAACGGAACCCAAAAGTCCTTCCGGCTGGACCGGGTCCGCCACGCTGAGCTGTTGGATTCCCCGTCAGAAGGAAGCGCGCAGGACTTCGATGATGCTGATCCCTTCGGTTTCTCCGGCCGGAATGTCGCGCAGCTGCGCATCCGAAGCGAGGCGACCTGGTTGGCTGACTACTGGCAGATTGAACTAGGCAATAGCAACGCTACAGACTGCACGGACGGTGGTACGGACAGCTGGGTGGACGCGCGCATGCCGTATGGCAGCGAGGAATGGCTCGTGCGCTTTTGCCTCAGTCAAGCTGACCGGCTCGAGCTAGTCTCACCAGTTAAGTTGCGCGAAGAAGTAGCTCGACGTGGCAAAGACGGCCAAGGGGCTTATGCTTGA